From Thermoflavifilum aggregans, a single genomic window includes:
- the aspS gene encoding aspartate--tRNA ligase, which yields MYRTHTCGELRLSDAGKKVKLAGWVQRIRKFGKMTFVDLRDRYGITQLVFTEAMNQLLEEKPLNREYVIQAQGHVVERSNKNPNLPTGDVELVVEQFDILNEAKTPPFTIEEDTDGGDDLRMRYRFLDLRRPPLQRNLLLRYRASRAVREYLDQQGFVEVETPFLIKSTPEGARDFVVPSRMNPHQFYALPQSPQTFKQLLMVSGFDRYYQIVRCFRDEDLRADRQPEFTQIDCEMSFVEQEDVLQVFEGMMRHVFRQVAGVELPDPFPRMSWDEAMWKYGNDKPDLRFGMCLHNLKVRNQVHCPGVDKTGFGVLDQAETVLALVVPGGAIYTRKQLDELTEWVKRPQIGMQGLLHIRCQADALKSSADKYLTQERLQQIQQFCDAKSGDLILMLAGREDRTRKAAAELRLELGERLGLRQKDVFKPLWVLDFPLFEYSEEESLPGSVGRWVARHHPFTAPRPEHIPAMIENSPLIPPGTDYQDHPYAGIKANAYDMVINGQEVGGGSIRIFRRDLQEKMFAALGLSPEEARQKFGFLLGAFEYGAPPHGGIAFGFDRLCAILGGSDTIRDFIAFPKNNAGRDMMLDAPAPLDEAQLKELHICLRKDQN from the coding sequence ATGTATCGAACTCATACCTGTGGAGAATTGCGTTTATCTGATGCAGGCAAAAAGGTGAAACTGGCGGGCTGGGTACAGCGCATCCGGAAATTCGGAAAGATGACGTTCGTGGATTTACGCGACCGGTACGGTATTACTCAGCTCGTATTTACCGAAGCAATGAATCAGCTGTTGGAAGAAAAGCCCCTGAACCGGGAATACGTGATTCAGGCCCAGGGGCATGTAGTGGAACGGAGCAACAAAAATCCCAATCTCCCTACCGGCGATGTGGAACTGGTGGTAGAGCAGTTTGATATCCTCAATGAAGCCAAAACGCCTCCGTTTACCATTGAAGAAGATACTGATGGTGGCGATGATCTGCGCATGAGATATCGTTTTTTGGATTTGCGTCGTCCGCCGCTGCAGCGCAACCTGCTGCTTCGTTACCGGGCCAGCCGGGCGGTGAGGGAGTATCTGGATCAGCAGGGATTTGTGGAAGTGGAAACCCCGTTTTTGATTAAATCCACACCCGAAGGCGCGCGCGATTTTGTGGTGCCTTCGCGCATGAATCCCCATCAGTTTTATGCCCTGCCGCAATCGCCGCAGACGTTCAAGCAATTGCTGATGGTGAGTGGCTTTGACCGGTATTACCAGATTGTGCGTTGTTTTCGGGACGAGGACCTGCGTGCTGACCGGCAGCCGGAATTTACCCAGATTGACTGTGAGATGAGTTTTGTGGAACAGGAGGATGTGCTGCAGGTGTTTGAAGGCATGATGCGGCATGTATTCAGGCAGGTGGCAGGAGTGGAATTGCCCGATCCTTTTCCCCGCATGAGCTGGGACGAAGCCATGTGGAAATATGGCAATGATAAGCCCGATCTGCGTTTTGGTATGTGCCTGCACAACCTGAAGGTCAGAAACCAGGTTCATTGTCCGGGCGTCGATAAAACGGGCTTTGGCGTGTTGGATCAGGCCGAAACCGTACTGGCGCTGGTTGTGCCCGGCGGTGCAATTTATACCCGCAAACAACTGGATGAACTCACAGAGTGGGTGAAGCGGCCGCAGATTGGTATGCAGGGTTTGTTGCATATCCGTTGCCAGGCCGATGCGTTGAAGAGCTCGGCCGACAAGTATCTGACGCAGGAAAGATTGCAACAGATTCAACAGTTCTGTGATGCCAAGTCGGGTGATTTGATTTTAATGTTAGCCGGACGGGAAGACCGTACCCGGAAGGCAGCTGCAGAACTCAGGCTGGAGCTGGGTGAACGGTTGGGCCTGCGTCAGAAAGACGTGTTTAAACCCCTGTGGGTATTGGATTTTCCGTTGTTTGAATACAGTGAAGAAGAAAGCCTGCCGGGAAGTGTAGGCCGCTGGGTAGCCCGCCATCATCCCTTTACAGCTCCCCGGCCAGAACATATTCCCGCGATGATTGAAAACAGCCCGTTGATCCCCCCGGGTACCGACTATCAGGATCATCCTTATGCCGGCATCAAGGCCAATGCTTATGACATGGTAATCAACGGGCAAGAAGTGGGTGGAGGTTCTATCCGGATATTCCGGCGCGATTTGCAGGAGAAAATGTTTGCTGCCTTGGGGCTTTCCCCAGAAGAAGCTCGCCAGAAGTTTGGGTTTCTGCTGGGAGCTTTTGAATATGGCGCTCCTCCGCATGGTGGCATCGCTTTTGGTTTTGACCGGTTGTGTGCTATTTTGGGCGGCAGTGATACAATCCGCGATTTCATTGCCTTTCCGAAAAACAATGCTGGTAGGGATATGATGCTCGATGCGCCTGCCCCCCTGGATGAAGCCCAGCTGAAGGAACTGCATATTTGCCTGCGAAAAGACCAGAACTGA
- a CDS encoding GNAT family N-acetyltransferase: MQSIQFICRDFAALSPMQLYAIWQLRNRVFIVEQQCAYLDADDKDQQAYHLMGFSISSYQLLAYTRLLPPGTGFQEMAIGRVVVHPDYRSIGLGKQLMQQSIETIQVLYGAGPIRIGAQLYLQKFYESFGFVVCSEVYLEDGIPHVEMIWMPPS; this comes from the coding sequence ATGCAATCCATTCAATTCATCTGTCGTGATTTTGCTGCCCTTTCGCCCATGCAACTATATGCTATCTGGCAGTTGCGCAACCGGGTATTTATCGTCGAGCAGCAATGTGCCTATCTGGATGCCGATGATAAGGATCAGCAGGCTTATCATCTGATGGGTTTTTCCATATCATCGTATCAGCTTCTGGCATATACCCGTTTATTACCGCCGGGCACAGGTTTTCAGGAAATGGCTATTGGTCGTGTGGTGGTGCATCCCGATTATCGCAGCATAGGGCTGGGTAAACAATTAATGCAACAAAGCATAGAAACCATCCAGGTATTGTATGGTGCAGGACCTATCCGAATCGGAGCACAGCTTTACCTGCAAAAATTTTATGAATCATTTGGCTTTGTTGTTTGCAGCGAGGTGTATTTGGAAGATGGTATTCCGCATGTGGAGATGATATGGATGCCCCCATCATAA
- a CDS encoding imelysin family protein: MAFSSCSKSDQPTPADQQTMEQQTLDDFVQVVAIPQYAALQAQADTLQQIIQLFVQQPSDALLLQARNQWRQLRQVWEQCEGFLLGPVEDDEYDPRMDTWPVDYVQMDSLLASNQPLNIQTIQQLDLSLRGFHPVEYLLWGKDGNKSAADFTNREKEYLQALVADIVQNTTQLYQSWIPEGGNFAATIQLAGKGSSRYLNRLEALQAIAGAMADICDEVGNSKIAEPYTRRDSLITESPFSHNSMQDFVNNIIGARQVYLCAYGAKDGKGLSDLVALHNVALDNRIRQQFAAAIQALQQVTLPFEQAIYMQRTQLSQAMQALADLEATLSGPLQDYLQQYVKD, from the coding sequence ATGGCATTCAGCTCGTGCAGCAAGTCTGATCAGCCAACCCCTGCAGACCAGCAAACAATGGAACAGCAAACGCTTGATGATTTTGTGCAGGTGGTAGCCATACCGCAATATGCTGCCTTACAAGCTCAGGCCGACACCCTGCAGCAAATTATACAGCTTTTTGTGCAGCAGCCCTCAGATGCCCTTCTTCTGCAAGCCAGGAATCAATGGCGCCAGCTGAGGCAGGTGTGGGAACAATGTGAGGGTTTTTTGCTTGGACCTGTGGAAGATGATGAATACGATCCGCGGATGGATACCTGGCCGGTGGATTATGTGCAAATGGATTCCCTGCTGGCCAGCAACCAGCCATTGAATATCCAAACCATTCAGCAGCTCGATCTTTCATTGCGGGGCTTTCATCCGGTAGAATACCTGCTCTGGGGGAAGGATGGCAACAAATCGGCTGCGGATTTTACCAATCGGGAGAAAGAATATCTGCAGGCTTTGGTAGCAGATATTGTGCAGAATACTACCCAGCTTTACCAGAGCTGGATTCCGGAGGGAGGTAATTTTGCAGCCACCATTCAGCTGGCAGGTAAGGGCAGCAGCCGATATCTCAACCGTTTGGAGGCTTTGCAAGCCATCGCCGGCGCTATGGCCGACATCTGCGATGAAGTGGGCAACAGCAAAATCGCTGAGCCTTATACGCGCCGCGATTCATTGATTACCGAATCACCTTTCTCCCACAATTCCATGCAGGATTTTGTGAACAATATTATTGGCGCCCGTCAGGTATATCTGTGCGCGTATGGAGCTAAGGATGGCAAAGGTCTGAGTGATCTGGTAGCCCTTCACAATGTAGCACTCGACAACCGGATCCGTCAGCAGTTTGCCGCAGCCATACAGGCTCTGCAGCAGGTAACGTTGCCTTTTGAACAGGCTATCTACATGCAACGTACCCAACTGTCTCAGGCCATGCAAGCACTGGCTGACCTGGAAGCTACCCTCAGTGGGCCTTTGCAGGACTATTTGCAGCAATATGTGAAGGATTAA
- a CDS encoding replication-associated recombination protein A, with the protein MNDLHAPLAERMRPRSFDELVGQPHLTAPDSGLRQALKQQKPPSLILWGPPGVGKTTIAQIIATESGKPFYALSAISSGVKEVREVLEKAREQGGAVLFIDEIHRFNKSQQDALLGAVEKGIITLIGATTENPSFEVNAALLSRCMVYVLYPLSETDLLLIARRALEKDEWLRQLPVQLTETAALIKLSGGDARRLLNLIELAVDSLLAVTPQGQPLQITDELIMKVAQQRVALYDKQGEQHYDIISAFIKSIRGSDPNAAVYWLARMIEGGEDVQFIARRLVILASEDIGNANPNALLLATSTFQAVSLIGYPEASLILSQCAIYLACSPKSNAAYQAIQQAMDAVREYGSLPVPLHLRNAPTSLMRNLHYGEDYQYAHDFTGNFVEQEYLPEKIKGMRFYTPGQNPREQELRKQLKSWWKEKYGY; encoded by the coding sequence ATGAATGATCTCCATGCACCGCTGGCCGAACGCATGCGCCCCCGCAGTTTTGATGAACTGGTGGGCCAGCCCCATCTCACTGCACCTGATTCGGGATTGCGGCAAGCATTGAAACAACAAAAACCGCCATCCCTCATTCTCTGGGGGCCACCCGGCGTGGGAAAAACTACCATTGCCCAGATTATTGCAACTGAATCGGGTAAACCTTTTTACGCACTCAGTGCCATTTCTTCCGGTGTAAAAGAGGTTCGCGAAGTGCTGGAAAAAGCGCGGGAACAGGGTGGGGCGGTGCTTTTTATTGATGAAATCCACCGGTTCAACAAAAGCCAGCAGGATGCGCTTCTAGGCGCTGTAGAAAAAGGAATCATCACCCTGATCGGGGCCACTACGGAGAATCCGTCTTTTGAAGTCAATGCTGCTTTGCTTTCCCGCTGCATGGTGTATGTGTTGTATCCGTTAAGCGAAACGGATCTGTTGCTGATTGCCCGGCGCGCCCTTGAAAAGGATGAATGGTTGCGCCAGCTGCCGGTACAGCTGACAGAAACAGCAGCCCTGATCAAGCTTTCCGGTGGAGATGCCCGGCGTTTACTGAATCTGATAGAACTCGCTGTGGATAGCCTGCTGGCTGTCACGCCCCAGGGGCAGCCGTTGCAGATCACTGATGAACTAATCATGAAAGTGGCGCAGCAGCGGGTAGCTTTGTACGATAAGCAGGGCGAACAGCACTATGATATTATCTCAGCCTTTATCAAGTCCATCCGCGGCAGCGATCCCAATGCCGCTGTGTATTGGCTGGCGCGTATGATTGAAGGAGGTGAGGATGTTCAGTTTATTGCCCGGCGCCTGGTGATCCTGGCTTCGGAAGATATCGGCAATGCCAACCCCAATGCGCTGCTGCTGGCAACGAGTACTTTTCAGGCTGTAAGCCTGATTGGCTATCCGGAAGCCAGCCTGATCCTTTCCCAGTGTGCCATTTACCTGGCCTGTTCGCCTAAAAGCAATGCGGCTTATCAGGCTATTCAACAGGCTATGGATGCCGTGCGTGAATATGGGTCGCTGCCCGTACCCCTGCATCTCCGCAATGCTCCTACTTCGCTGATGCGCAATCTGCATTACGGAGAGGATTATCAATATGCCCATGATTTTACCGGGAATTTTGTGGAGCAGGAATATTTACCGGAAAAAATCAAAGGCATGCGTTTTTACACGCCCGGCCAGAATCCGCGTGAACAGGAACTGCGAAAGCAATTGAAAAGCTGGTGGAAAGAAAAATATGGATATTGA
- a CDS encoding QcrA and Rieske domain-containing protein: protein MNRRHFIRETCNLCVTAIVAGWLAESCAGSGRVIQAGVNGQEVEIKASELEDNRFQVIDASGLRYRIAVRREAEGQYVALLLMCTHARNPVTLTGNGFYCPLHGSRFDDQGNVVQGPAQQPLVHLPVDMDPQGLLHIHLQPWMKES from the coding sequence ATGAACCGCCGTCATTTTATCCGGGAAACTTGCAACCTGTGTGTCACGGCCATAGTAGCCGGTTGGCTGGCTGAATCATGTGCCGGATCGGGCCGGGTGATACAGGCAGGTGTAAACGGGCAGGAAGTGGAAATCAAAGCATCAGAGCTGGAAGATAACCGCTTTCAGGTGATTGATGCTTCCGGCCTGCGTTATCGCATTGCTGTTCGCCGGGAGGCCGAAGGGCAATATGTGGCGCTGTTGCTGATGTGTACCCATGCCCGTAATCCGGTTACCCTCACGGGCAACGGCTTTTACTGTCCCCTGCATGGCAGTCGCTTCGATGATCAGGGAAATGTGGTGCAGGGGCCAGCCCAGCAGCCGCTGGTGCATCTGCCGGTGGATATGGATCCGCAAGGGTTGTTGCATATTCATCTTCAACCCTGGATGAAAGAAAGCTGA
- a CDS encoding quinone-dependent dihydroorotate dehydrogenase: MSFVPMYPLLRRLLFLLPPEQAHIAAMHALRQVHHFETGKRWLSRRFCISHPSLQREVMGLTFPNPVGLAAGFDKNATYVELLAALGFGFIEVGTVTHKPQPGNLRPRLFRLPADEALINRMGFNNDGVFAVAARLRNIRSRLSRDTHGNARLIIGGNIGKNKETPNEQALVDYGICFEALYDTVDYFVINVSSPNTPGLRDLQQRDALREIVSHLQTLNQAKPVPRPLLLKIAPDLSWAELDQILDLALQFHLSGIIAANTTIRRDGLRTPAEIVERIGAGGLSGRPLFAHTLQMVNHIARQTSARLPIVASGGIFSAEDARKVMDAGASLVQLYTGIIYRGPGLIREICQALAAT, from the coding sequence TTGTCATTTGTCCCTATGTATCCGCTATTGCGCAGGTTGCTTTTTCTCCTTCCACCAGAACAGGCTCATATTGCAGCCATGCATGCTCTCAGGCAGGTACATCATTTTGAAACAGGGAAACGATGGCTTTCCAGGCGTTTTTGTATTTCACATCCCAGCCTGCAGCGGGAAGTAATGGGTTTAACTTTTCCCAATCCGGTAGGTTTAGCTGCCGGTTTTGATAAAAATGCAACATACGTGGAGTTGCTGGCTGCCTTGGGTTTTGGTTTTATCGAGGTAGGCACAGTAACCCACAAACCTCAACCTGGTAACCTCCGGCCCCGCCTGTTTCGCCTTCCGGCTGATGAAGCGCTCATCAACCGGATGGGGTTTAATAATGATGGGGTGTTTGCAGTAGCCGCACGCCTGCGGAATATCCGCTCCCGGCTAAGCCGGGACACACACGGAAACGCCCGGTTAATCATCGGGGGAAATATTGGCAAAAACAAAGAGACACCCAATGAGCAAGCCCTGGTTGATTATGGGATTTGTTTTGAAGCGTTGTACGATACGGTTGATTATTTTGTGATCAATGTAAGCTCACCCAATACCCCGGGATTGCGGGATTTACAGCAACGGGATGCCCTGCGTGAAATTGTCAGTCATTTGCAGACGCTAAATCAGGCCAAGCCTGTCCCCAGGCCCTTGTTGCTGAAAATTGCGCCCGATCTAAGCTGGGCTGAGTTGGATCAGATTCTAGACCTGGCCCTGCAGTTTCATCTCTCAGGCATTATTGCAGCTAATACTACCATTAGGCGCGATGGTCTGCGTACACCAGCCGAAATCGTTGAGCGGATAGGTGCGGGCGGATTAAGTGGCAGGCCTTTGTTTGCCCACACCCTTCAGATGGTAAACCATATTGCCCGGCAGACATCGGCACGCCTTCCCATTGTGGCATCGGGTGGTATTTTCTCTGCTGAAGATGCGCGCAAAGTCATGGATGCAGGTGCTTCTCTGGTGCAACTTTATACCGGTATCATTTACCGAGGGCCCGGCTTAATCCGGGAAATCTGCCAAGCATTGGCCGCCACCTAA
- a CDS encoding group III truncated hemoglobin, whose product MKKPIATRADVEELVNRFYDRVKADELIGPIFNEVARVNWNKHLPVMYDFWCSILLDEDVYHRNAMIPHLQLNKRFPLQEEHFQRWLQLFDDTVDTCFEGEKAALAKFRARSIAGVMQTKLGLLKQIQNANKRT is encoded by the coding sequence ATGAAAAAACCTATCGCTACCCGCGCAGATGTAGAGGAACTGGTAAATCGTTTTTATGACCGGGTAAAAGCCGATGAGCTGATCGGTCCTATTTTCAATGAGGTAGCCCGAGTCAACTGGAATAAGCATCTGCCCGTGATGTACGATTTCTGGTGCAGCATTTTGCTAGATGAAGATGTGTATCATCGCAACGCCATGATTCCCCATCTGCAATTGAATAAACGTTTTCCTCTGCAGGAAGAACATTTCCAGCGCTGGCTGCAGCTTTTTGATGATACGGTGGATACCTGTTTTGAGGGAGAAAAAGCGGCCCTGGCCAAATTTCGGGCACGCTCCATTGCCGGTGTCATGCAAACCAAGCTCGGGTTGCTGAAGCAAATTCAAAATGCAAACAAACGGACATGA
- a CDS encoding M20/M25/M40 family metallo-hydrolase, with translation MNKYKVWMLVLAPCLWGTWPQLAGGQSFPARDPMVEKSVQQVSADSLRAYVQTLVSFGTRHTLSTETDPRRGIGAARRWIMTRLRDYSRRGGNRMVVEEDRWMLAPGERVPFAHPIANIIATLPGTDTSDHRIFMASAHLDSRRSNVLDSVGDAPGANDDGSGVAALLEIARIIADQHFPATIRLVFFSGEEQGLYGSRHLAERAASEGWQIAALLNNDIIGQTTASETGLQDNTRVRVFSETIPVAETPEQARMRRLTNGDNDSPSRELARYIHDVAKNYIPNLDVVLIYRPDRFLRGGDHFPFQQKGYTAVRLTEYYENFNHQHQDIRLENGIHYGDLPEYMDFEYLRKNTALNLATLISLAKAPAAPAHAWLSAGELGNTTTLRWTVPAHGRPVEYRILMRDTDQPLWQKDFFTTDTAILLPYSKDNVFFAVQAIGSDGNRSLPVFPEISR, from the coding sequence ATGAACAAGTATAAGGTATGGATGCTGGTCCTTGCCCCGTGTTTATGGGGTACCTGGCCGCAATTGGCCGGTGGTCAGTCTTTCCCTGCGCGGGATCCGATGGTTGAAAAATCTGTGCAGCAGGTATCGGCTGATAGCTTGCGTGCCTACGTACAAACCCTGGTAAGTTTCGGCACCAGGCATACCCTGAGCACGGAAACAGATCCCCGCCGGGGCATAGGAGCCGCTCGCCGCTGGATCATGACCCGGTTACGGGATTACAGCCGCCGCGGCGGCAATCGCATGGTGGTGGAAGAAGACCGCTGGATGCTTGCGCCGGGTGAACGGGTGCCTTTTGCCCACCCCATAGCCAACATCATTGCCACATTGCCGGGTACCGATACTTCCGACCATCGGATATTCATGGCCAGTGCACATCTGGACAGCCGGCGCAGCAATGTGCTGGATTCTGTGGGCGATGCGCCCGGAGCAAATGATGATGGCAGCGGTGTGGCTGCACTTCTGGAAATAGCCCGTATCATTGCCGATCAGCATTTTCCGGCTACCATCAGGCTGGTGTTTTTCAGCGGGGAAGAACAGGGGCTCTATGGTTCGCGACATTTGGCAGAGCGGGCAGCCAGTGAAGGATGGCAGATTGCAGCCTTGCTCAACAACGATATCATCGGCCAAACAACTGCAAGTGAAACCGGTCTGCAGGATAATACTCGTGTGCGTGTATTCAGCGAGACCATCCCCGTGGCTGAAACACCGGAACAGGCCCGCATGCGCCGGCTTACCAACGGCGATAACGACAGCCCTTCCCGTGAGCTGGCCCGGTATATCCACGATGTGGCCAAAAACTATATTCCCAATCTCGATGTGGTGTTGATTTACCGGCCCGATCGTTTCCTGCGGGGCGGCGATCATTTCCCCTTCCAGCAAAAAGGATACACAGCCGTGCGCCTTACCGAATACTATGAAAACTTCAACCATCAGCATCAGGATATCCGGTTGGAAAATGGCATCCATTACGGCGATCTGCCGGAGTATATGGATTTTGAGTATCTGCGGAAAAATACTGCGCTGAACCTGGCTACCCTGATAAGTCTGGCCAAGGCACCGGCTGCCCCTGCCCATGCCTGGCTCAGCGCTGGAGAGCTGGGCAACACGACCACCCTTCGCTGGACTGTGCCGGCACATGGCCGCCCGGTGGAGTACCGCATCCTGATGCGGGATACCGATCAGCCTCTCTGGCAAAAAGATTTCTTCACCACCGATACCGCCATCCTCCTGCCCTATTCCAAAGACAATGTATTTTTTGCCGTGCAGGCTATTGGTTCAGATGGCAATAGGAGCCTGCCGGTTTTTCCGGAGATAAGCAGATGA
- a CDS encoding di-heme oxidoreductase family protein, which produces MSKKLLVVGLLGVITILGIWCTKPGLFPEDGYDPRLSGGMATIFDLSSQSFSHPIPGLSAWDSHVHEKGDQIFEQNFVAAPAPLFSGLGPIFNNVSCISCHHNDGKGTPSFGAVNSSMLMRVSLPGEDEHGGPVPVPGFGLQIQDRSVLGYVPEARVSVSYHDSVVSYPDGNTVVLQVPVYTVSNPYIALPASTLFSPRMAPPVFGLGLLLRVPESEILSHADPDDADHDGIKGHPNYVYDPVLGKQVLGRFGLKANVGTLLVQVASAFQQDMGITNPVFPQENAAGQPQVDGLHDDPELPDSLLNAVKFYVETLAVPARRNVTDPQVKAGEQLFSQIGCASCHLPTLYTDVDVNFPALSNQRIHPYTDLLLHDMGPALADGRPDYQASGSEWRTAPLWGIGLFPKTNGTAYYLHDGRARNIEEAILWHGGEARKAKQNFMQLTASQRQAVLAFLQSL; this is translated from the coding sequence ATGAGCAAGAAGCTATTGGTTGTAGGATTGTTAGGCGTGATCACCATCTTGGGTATCTGGTGCACCAAACCGGGCCTATTTCCTGAGGATGGGTATGATCCCCGGCTGTCGGGAGGAATGGCTACAATATTTGACCTAAGTTCACAATCATTTAGCCACCCTATTCCGGGCCTTTCCGCCTGGGATAGCCATGTGCATGAAAAAGGCGATCAGATTTTTGAACAGAATTTTGTGGCCGCCCCTGCCCCGCTGTTCAGTGGTTTGGGTCCGATATTCAACAATGTGTCTTGTATTTCCTGTCATCACAATGATGGTAAAGGTACACCCAGTTTCGGTGCGGTCAATTCCTCCATGCTCATGCGTGTAAGCCTTCCAGGCGAGGATGAACATGGTGGTCCCGTGCCAGTACCTGGTTTTGGATTGCAGATTCAGGATCGCAGCGTCCTGGGATATGTTCCGGAAGCACGGGTTTCTGTCAGTTATCATGATAGCGTGGTATCTTACCCGGATGGAAATACAGTCGTTTTGCAGGTACCGGTTTATACGGTGAGTAATCCATACATCGCTCTTCCTGCCTCTACCTTGTTTTCGCCGCGTATGGCACCACCTGTATTTGGATTGGGTTTGCTGCTACGGGTACCGGAATCGGAAATTCTTTCCCATGCTGACCCGGATGATGCTGATCATGATGGGATCAAGGGACATCCCAACTATGTATATGACCCCGTCTTGGGGAAACAGGTACTGGGGCGGTTTGGTCTGAAAGCCAATGTAGGAACTTTACTTGTTCAGGTAGCCAGCGCTTTTCAGCAAGATATGGGCATTACCAATCCGGTATTTCCACAGGAAAATGCTGCAGGGCAGCCTCAGGTTGATGGGTTGCACGATGACCCGGAACTACCGGACAGCCTGCTGAATGCTGTTAAATTTTATGTGGAAACCCTCGCCGTACCAGCCAGGCGCAATGTAACCGATCCTCAGGTGAAAGCAGGCGAACAGTTATTTAGCCAAATCGGCTGCGCTAGCTGTCATCTGCCCACCCTATACACAGATGTGGATGTCAATTTCCCGGCTTTGAGCAATCAGCGTATTCATCCGTACACGGACCTGCTGTTGCATGATATGGGACCCGCGCTGGCAGATGGTCGACCTGATTACCAGGCTTCCGGTAGCGAGTGGCGTACGGCTCCGCTTTGGGGAATCGGCCTGTTTCCTAAAACTAACGGCACAGCCTATTACCTGCACGATGGTCGTGCCCGCAACATCGAAGAAGCTATTCTCTGGCATGGCGGAGAGGCTCGTAAGGCCAAACAAAATTTCATGCAGCTCACCGCTTCACAACGCCAGGCGGTTCTTGCCTTCCTGCAATCGCTTTAG
- a CDS encoding chitinase, which translates to MKAYFMMMGISLGMIMWQPVGLQAQPLPLREKPDSATYLTHILNARKWDQLFPNRYGKSRLGPHAADSGKHDFYTFAAFVAAARKFPGFLGQGSPQVRRRELAAFLAHVAQETSGGWDQAPGGYLKWGLYFRQEQGCTHGCAQYSVANASYPPLPGVSYHGRGPLQLSYNYMYGMFSEAWFGSKDSLLQHPEKLLQDSVLAFASAIWFWMTPVANKPSCHAVMTGQWIPSAADSAAGRLPGFGVTLNIINGGVECGHSPSAETLHRYDFYEYFCRQFHTDPGPNLMCTYQQPFSLHP; encoded by the coding sequence ATGAAGGCATATTTCATGATGATGGGAATAAGCCTGGGGATGATAATGTGGCAACCCGTCGGGCTGCAGGCTCAGCCACTGCCTCTTCGCGAAAAGCCCGACAGTGCCACTTATCTCACCCACATCCTCAACGCACGCAAATGGGATCAGCTGTTTCCCAACCGGTATGGAAAATCCCGGCTGGGGCCTCATGCCGCTGATTCAGGCAAACATGATTTTTATACATTCGCAGCTTTTGTGGCAGCAGCCCGCAAGTTTCCGGGCTTTCTGGGCCAGGGATCGCCACAGGTGCGGCGCCGCGAGCTGGCCGCTTTTCTGGCACATGTGGCACAGGAAACTTCCGGGGGCTGGGACCAGGCTCCGGGTGGCTATCTGAAATGGGGGTTGTATTTCAGGCAGGAGCAGGGCTGCACCCACGGATGCGCGCAATACAGTGTGGCCAATGCCAGCTATCCACCGCTGCCGGGCGTATCCTATCATGGCCGGGGACCATTGCAGCTGAGCTATAATTACATGTATGGCATGTTCAGCGAAGCGTGGTTTGGCAGCAAAGACAGCTTGCTGCAGCATCCCGAAAAATTGCTGCAAGATTCCGTACTGGCCTTTGCATCGGCCATCTGGTTCTGGATGACGCCTGTAGCCAACAAACCTTCCTGCCATGCAGTAATGACCGGTCAATGGATTCCGTCTGCAGCAGATAGTGCAGCCGGACGCCTGCCTGGATTCGGAGTCACCTTAAACATTATCAATGGAGGAGTGGAGTGCGGACATTCCCCATCGGCGGAAACCTTGCACCGGTATGATTTTTATGAATATTTTTGCCGGCAGTTTCATACTGATCCCGGTCCTAATCTGATGTGCACCTACCAGCAACCGTTTTCCTTGCATCCCTGA